Proteins encoded in a region of the Streptomyces violaceoruber genome:
- a CDS encoding carboxylesterase/lipase family protein, with protein sequence MNHHPEPVVTTAQGAVRGLRQEDGTAAFLNIPYAAPPLGAGRFAPPRPHEPWDGVRDATVPGPNAPQSERRLGSIDMAPYFGTGWSRGEDYLTVNVFTPATGAGDLPVMVFVHGGGFVAGSTRSAMYDGSAFARDGVVLVTLNYRLGIAGFLDIPGAPANRGLLDVVAALRWVRENVSAFGGNPHHVTLFGQSAGATVVGGVLATPEADGLFRRAIVQSGSGLGAFTPEQAARVTAAAAQALGVEPHVDAFAGISDERLVEAASGLAGIDLRTGTHFDPLIGLSPFSLVLDTQPAASVAAGRAADVDLLVGTNTEEGNLYLVPVGKYATSTAADVDEAAARAHPDPAQLVAAYRTSRPEATFAELRSAVMADALFGAGSRALASAHATHPRAATYAYEFAWRSRALDGQLGATHAVELPFVFDLADRPELNGPAALLGPEQAPADLAARVHATWIRFARTGDPGWDPYDTDRRATMRIDAEWSQIDDPRSKEREVWS encoded by the coding sequence ATGAACCACCACCCCGAGCCCGTCGTGACCACCGCGCAGGGCGCCGTCCGCGGCCTGCGCCAGGAGGACGGCACCGCCGCCTTCCTCAACATCCCGTACGCCGCCCCGCCCTTGGGCGCCGGCCGGTTCGCGCCCCCCAGGCCGCACGAGCCGTGGGACGGCGTACGGGACGCCACAGTCCCCGGACCCAACGCGCCGCAGTCCGAGCGCAGGCTCGGCAGCATCGACATGGCCCCCTACTTCGGCACCGGCTGGAGCCGCGGCGAGGACTACCTCACCGTCAACGTCTTCACGCCCGCCACCGGGGCCGGCGACCTGCCGGTCATGGTCTTCGTGCACGGCGGCGGCTTCGTCGCCGGATCGACACGGTCCGCCATGTACGACGGCTCCGCCTTCGCCCGTGACGGCGTCGTCCTCGTCACCCTCAACTACCGGCTCGGCATCGCCGGGTTCCTCGACATCCCCGGGGCGCCCGCCAACCGCGGCCTGCTCGACGTCGTCGCCGCGCTGCGCTGGGTGCGGGAGAACGTCTCCGCCTTCGGCGGGAACCCGCACCACGTCACCCTCTTCGGCCAGTCGGCCGGGGCGACCGTCGTCGGCGGCGTCCTCGCCACCCCCGAGGCCGACGGGCTGTTCCGGCGCGCGATCGTGCAGAGCGGCAGCGGCCTGGGCGCGTTCACACCCGAGCAGGCCGCCCGCGTCACCGCGGCCGCCGCCCAGGCCCTGGGCGTCGAGCCGCACGTCGACGCGTTCGCCGGCATCTCCGACGAGCGGCTGGTCGAGGCGGCGTCCGGGCTCGCGGGCATCGACCTGCGGACCGGGACCCACTTCGACCCGCTGATCGGCCTCAGCCCCTTCAGCCTGGTCCTCGACACCCAGCCCGCCGCATCCGTCGCCGCCGGCCGCGCCGCCGACGTCGACCTCCTCGTCGGCACCAACACCGAAGAGGGCAACCTCTACCTGGTCCCGGTGGGCAAGTACGCCACCTCCACCGCCGCCGACGTCGACGAGGCCGCCGCACGCGCACACCCCGACCCGGCACAGCTCGTAGCGGCCTACCGCACGTCACGCCCCGAGGCCACCTTCGCGGAACTGCGCTCCGCCGTCATGGCCGACGCCCTCTTCGGCGCGGGCAGCCGCGCGCTGGCGAGCGCCCATGCCACCCACCCGCGGGCCGCCACCTACGCCTACGAGTTCGCCTGGCGCTCCCGCGCCCTGGACGGACAACTCGGCGCCACCCACGCGGTCGAACTGCCCTTCGTCTTCGACCTCGCGGACCGGCCCGAACTCAACGGCCCCGCCGCCCTGCTCGGCCCGGAGCAGGCCCCCGCCGACCTCGCCGCCCGCGTCCACGCGACCTGGATCCGGTTCGCCCGGACCGGCGACCCCGGCTGGGACCCCTACGACACCGACCGCCGGGCCACCATGCGCATCGACGCCGAATGGAGCCAGATCGACGACCCCCGCAGCAAGGAACGGGAGGTGTGGAGCTGA
- a CDS encoding MBL fold metallo-hydrolase: protein MDTITLGDVTVTRVREYYGPVGMTPEAFVPDSPAQAWDAHRSWLVPDFLDAETRIVNTAIQTWVLRSEGRTILVDTGVGNHKDRPYAPVWSRLETDFLANLARAGVQPEDVDIVINTHLHIDHVGWNTYLDGRTWVPTFPNATYLMAKADFDYWNPANEIKTLLGRGNQNVFEDSVAPVHEAGLTRLWEDGHRIDSNLRLELAPGHTPGSSVLRLESGSDRALFVGDLMHSPIQIHEPDANSCFCEDPAEARATRRRLLGSAVDSNALVFPAHLGGHGAAEVVREGGKFAVKGWAPFTPYTPSV from the coding sequence TTGGACACCATCACCCTGGGCGATGTCACCGTGACCCGGGTCCGGGAGTACTACGGCCCCGTCGGCATGACGCCCGAGGCGTTCGTCCCGGACAGCCCGGCCCAGGCGTGGGACGCGCACCGTTCCTGGCTGGTTCCGGACTTCCTGGACGCCGAGACCCGCATCGTCAACACCGCGATCCAGACCTGGGTCCTGCGCAGCGAGGGCCGGACCATCCTGGTCGACACCGGCGTCGGCAACCACAAGGACCGGCCGTACGCCCCCGTCTGGAGCCGCCTCGAAACGGACTTTCTGGCCAACCTCGCCCGGGCCGGCGTTCAGCCCGAGGACGTGGACATCGTGATCAACACGCATCTCCACATCGACCACGTCGGCTGGAACACCTACCTGGACGGCCGGACCTGGGTACCGACGTTCCCCAACGCCACCTACCTCATGGCCAAGGCGGACTTCGACTACTGGAACCCGGCCAACGAGATCAAGACCCTGCTCGGCCGCGGCAACCAGAACGTCTTCGAGGACAGCGTCGCCCCCGTGCACGAGGCCGGTCTCACCCGGCTGTGGGAGGACGGCCACCGCATCGACTCCAACCTGCGCCTCGAGCTCGCACCCGGCCACACCCCCGGCTCGTCGGTGCTGCGGCTGGAGTCCGGCTCCGACCGGGCCCTGTTCGTCGGCGACCTGATGCACAGCCCGATCCAGATCCACGAGCCCGACGCCAACAGCTGCTTCTGCGAGGACCCCGCCGAGGCCCGTGCCACCCGCCGCCGGCTCCTGGGCTCGGCGGTGGACAGCAACGCCCTCGTCTTCCCCGCGCACCTGGGCGGCCACGGCGCTGCCGAAGTCGTCCGCGAGGGCGGCAAGTTCGCCGTCAAGGGCTGGGCGCCCTTCACCCCGTACACCCCGTCGGTCTGA
- a CDS encoding cupin domain-containing protein has translation MPGTLLLDSEGLSKLYRKDRTVMALVQAAAEEGVRVATSAMTTLEAEYERIHPARIKWILSRVDVHDVTKEITDQAAALLRAHRLHGHTYAIDAAFAVIARDASRPVTVLTSDPEDLTLLCGPSVGVVKV, from the coding sequence ATGCCCGGCACCCTCCTGCTCGACAGCGAAGGGCTCTCGAAGCTCTACCGCAAGGACCGTACCGTCATGGCCCTGGTCCAGGCGGCGGCGGAAGAGGGTGTACGCGTGGCCACCAGCGCCATGACCACGCTTGAGGCAGAGTACGAGCGCATCCACCCGGCCCGCATCAAGTGGATCCTCTCCCGCGTCGACGTCCACGACGTCACCAAGGAGATCACCGACCAGGCCGCCGCGCTCCTACGCGCCCATCGCCTGCACGGCCACACGTACGCCATCGATGCCGCCTTCGCCGTTATCGCCCGCGACGCGTCCCGGCCGGTCACCGTCCTCACGTCCGACCCCGAGGATCTGACACTCCTCTGCGGCCCTTCCGTGGGGGTCGTTAAGGTCTGA
- a CDS encoding helix-turn-helix transcriptional regulator, with product MKNGERARAGHGSPAAPGPTAGPGPTPAPGPTVVGREAEIAGIRSRIAADRSHSSVLIVEGDPGAGKSVLLDLAVRLTRGTGQRVLRAVGSESEASLAFAGLHQMLRPVLDDLGGLPARQRSALRTALGLAEDAEDAETADTPDALLVGLAVLTLVSDLSEPAPLLVVVDDAQWIDRASLDVLSFLARRMAGEPVTLLMGVRAAAVLPGFDKGYERLEIGPLSGDAANRLLDEQPKRPTGRTRARILREAAGNPLALVELARATADREPEGSGVEGPLPVTDRLEGIFARHVRHLPEATRRALLLLAATDAADAPAAARGLPEAADTVWAPAERAGLVRQDGTGVSFRHPLVRSAVYHAAPFEQRRRAHLALARQLGEEPDRRAWHLAAAAVRPDEQVSAALRETAGRARRRGGHAAAAAALERAAELSPHRADQARLLADAADTAVFTGQLGWVEHLAAGVRERSDDPALIGRAALATGRLLTLGPHHTAAFALLSRVADEAAATRSPRLLDALAAAAVVRYYSGEESQRQRIEALLADVPDSAAGGALRAWVLAVSDPSGAGASLAPALPRLIAAAKGEAGSLTALAVVAWLLDRTPLAARTFDEAFGRWQAHGPLPAGLACAAGWAYLEQGRWADARSVAAEIAEVASGAGLDHAEACARTLDATVLALLGEPAEARGSAERALALVDPLESRSVAVLARRALGLAAVAEGDYDSAYAQFRAAFTEDGDLVHYHVSPTVLAELAAAAVRRGHREPAARLLERSARHLGPGMSARLFLLVERGRALLAEPERAERHFRAALAGEAGEQWPFERAQTRLDYGEWLRRQRRVAEARPLLTGALDTFRRLGARPWIDRAKAELRAAGIEADAAAPGALTELSPQQQQIVRLAAHGLTNREIGEKLFLSPRTVGSHLYRVFPKLGITARAQLRDLLDDALQATGSAH from the coding sequence GTGAAGAATGGTGAACGCGCTCGCGCGGGCCACGGCTCGCCGGCGGCCCCCGGTCCGACCGCGGGCCCCGGCCCGACGCCTGCCCCCGGTCCGACCGTGGTGGGCCGGGAGGCCGAGATCGCGGGGATCAGGAGTCGCATCGCCGCCGACCGCTCCCACAGCTCGGTACTGATCGTCGAAGGCGACCCCGGTGCCGGCAAGAGCGTCCTGCTCGACCTCGCCGTGCGGCTGACCCGCGGTACCGGCCAGCGGGTGCTGAGGGCGGTGGGCAGCGAGTCCGAGGCGTCTCTCGCGTTCGCCGGCCTGCACCAGATGCTCCGCCCGGTGCTGGATGACCTGGGCGGCCTGCCGGCCCGCCAGCGCTCCGCGCTCCGAACCGCCCTGGGACTGGCCGAAGACGCCGAAGACGCCGAAACCGCCGATACCCCCGACGCCCTGCTCGTCGGCCTGGCCGTGCTGACCCTGGTGTCGGACCTGTCCGAACCGGCACCGCTGCTCGTGGTGGTCGACGACGCCCAGTGGATCGACCGCGCGTCACTGGACGTCCTCTCCTTCCTGGCCCGGCGCATGGCCGGCGAGCCCGTGACGCTGCTGATGGGCGTGCGTGCCGCGGCCGTACTGCCCGGGTTCGACAAGGGCTACGAGCGCCTGGAGATCGGGCCGTTGAGCGGTGACGCGGCCAACCGGCTGCTCGACGAGCAGCCGAAGCGGCCCACCGGCCGTACCCGGGCCCGGATTCTGCGGGAGGCGGCGGGCAATCCGCTGGCCCTGGTCGAACTCGCCCGCGCCACGGCGGACAGAGAGCCGGAGGGCAGTGGAGTGGAGGGCCCGCTGCCCGTCACCGACCGGCTGGAGGGGATCTTCGCGCGCCACGTGCGGCACCTGCCGGAAGCCACCCGCCGCGCCCTGCTGCTGCTCGCCGCCACCGACGCGGCGGACGCCCCGGCGGCCGCACGGGGCCTGCCCGAGGCGGCCGACACGGTGTGGGCGCCCGCCGAACGGGCCGGTCTCGTACGGCAGGACGGCACCGGGGTCTCCTTCCGCCACCCGCTCGTCCGCTCGGCGGTCTACCACGCCGCGCCCTTCGAGCAGCGCAGGCGGGCCCACCTTGCCCTCGCCCGGCAGCTGGGCGAGGAGCCCGACCGCCGCGCCTGGCACCTCGCCGCCGCGGCCGTACGGCCCGACGAGCAGGTGTCGGCGGCCCTCCGGGAAACAGCGGGCCGGGCCAGGCGCCGGGGCGGTCACGCGGCCGCCGCCGCCGCTCTGGAGCGCGCCGCGGAACTCAGCCCGCACCGGGCGGACCAGGCGCGACTGCTGGCCGACGCCGCGGACACGGCCGTCTTCACCGGTCAGCTCGGCTGGGTGGAACACCTGGCCGCCGGGGTACGGGAGCGCAGTGACGACCCGGCGCTGATCGGCCGGGCCGCGCTGGCGACGGGGCGGCTCCTGACCCTGGGTCCGCACCACACGGCCGCCTTCGCACTGCTGTCGCGCGTCGCCGACGAGGCGGCGGCCACCCGGTCGCCCCGGCTGCTGGACGCGCTCGCCGCGGCGGCGGTGGTCCGCTACTACTCGGGCGAGGAGTCCCAGCGGCAGCGGATCGAGGCCCTGCTCGCCGATGTGCCGGACTCGGCCGCGGGTGGTGCGCTGCGCGCCTGGGTACTGGCCGTCTCCGATCCCAGCGGCGCCGGAGCGTCCCTCGCCCCGGCGCTGCCCCGGCTGATCGCCGCGGCCAAGGGCGAGGCCGGATCACTGACGGCGCTCGCCGTCGTGGCCTGGCTCCTCGACCGGACCCCGCTCGCGGCCAGGACCTTCGACGAGGCGTTCGGCCGTTGGCAGGCCCATGGCCCGCTGCCGGCCGGTCTGGCCTGCGCCGCCGGCTGGGCCTATCTGGAGCAGGGCCGCTGGGCCGACGCCCGCTCGGTGGCCGCCGAGATCGCGGAGGTGGCCTCGGGGGCCGGCCTGGATCACGCCGAGGCGTGCGCACGCACCCTCGACGCGACCGTGCTGGCGCTGCTCGGTGAACCGGCCGAGGCACGCGGCAGCGCCGAGCGGGCGCTGGCCCTCGTCGACCCCCTGGAGAGCCGCTCCGTCGCGGTCCTGGCCCGCCGTGCCCTGGGGCTGGCGGCGGTGGCCGAGGGCGACTACGACAGCGCGTACGCGCAGTTCCGCGCCGCCTTCACCGAGGACGGAGACCTGGTCCACTACCACGTCTCCCCCACCGTCCTGGCCGAACTCGCCGCCGCGGCCGTCCGCCGAGGACACCGCGAACCCGCCGCGCGACTGCTGGAGCGCTCGGCCCGGCACCTGGGCCCCGGCATGTCGGCGCGCCTCTTCCTGCTGGTCGAGCGAGGCCGCGCCCTGCTCGCCGAACCGGAGCGTGCCGAACGCCACTTCCGGGCGGCGCTGGCGGGGGAGGCGGGCGAGCAGTGGCCCTTCGAGCGGGCGCAGACCCGGCTGGACTACGGAGAGTGGCTGCGCCGGCAACGTCGTGTGGCGGAGGCCCGACCGCTGCTCACCGGAGCCCTCGACACGTTCCGGCGACTCGGCGCCCGACCGTGGATCGACCGCGCGAAGGCAGAACTGCGGGCCGCCGGCATCGAGGCGGACGCCGCCGCGCCCGGCGCCCTCACCGAACTCAGCCCCCAGCAGCAACAGATCGTCCGGCTCGCGGCCCACGGCCTGACCAACCGCGAGATCGGGGAAAAGCTGTTCCTCTCCCCGCGCACGGTCGGCTCACACCTCTACCGGGTCTTCCCCAAACTGGGCATCACCGCCCGCGCACAACTGCGCGACCTGCTCGACGACGCCCTGCAGGCCACCGGGTCGGCGCACTGA
- the ychF gene encoding redox-regulated ATPase YchF, which produces MSLTIGIVGLPNVGKSTLFNALTKNDVLAANYPFATIEPNVGVVGVPDPRLTKLAEIFSSEKILPATVDFVDIAGIVRGASEGEGLGNKFLANIRESDAICQVIRAFKDENVVHVDGKVSPKDDIETINTELILADLQTIEKVLPRLQKESRIKKDVAPKVKAVEEAKEILEKGDTLFSQGILQGSERAELLHDLHLLTTKPFLYVFNVDEDELTDDDFKSEQRALVAPAEAIFLNAKLEADLAELDEDEALELLQSVGQDEPGLATLAHVGFRTLGLQTYLTAGPKESRAWTIKKGATAPEAAGVIHTDFQKGFIKAEVISFDDLVETGSVTEARAKGKARMEGKEYVMRDGDVVEFRFNV; this is translated from the coding sequence GTGTCGCTCACGATCGGAATCGTCGGTCTGCCGAATGTCGGCAAGTCGACCCTGTTCAACGCCCTGACCAAGAACGACGTGCTCGCGGCCAACTACCCGTTCGCCACGATCGAGCCCAACGTCGGCGTCGTGGGCGTCCCCGACCCCCGCCTGACGAAGCTGGCCGAGATCTTCTCCTCCGAGAAGATCCTCCCGGCCACGGTCGACTTCGTCGACATCGCGGGCATCGTGCGCGGCGCGAGCGAGGGCGAGGGCCTGGGCAACAAGTTCCTGGCCAACATCCGCGAGTCCGACGCGATCTGCCAGGTCATCCGCGCCTTCAAGGACGAGAACGTCGTGCACGTCGACGGCAAGGTCTCGCCGAAGGACGACATCGAGACGATCAACACCGAGCTGATCCTCGCCGACCTCCAGACCATCGAGAAGGTCCTCCCGCGCCTCCAGAAGGAGTCGCGCATCAAGAAGGACGTCGCTCCCAAGGTCAAGGCGGTCGAGGAGGCCAAGGAGATCCTGGAGAAGGGCGACACCCTCTTCTCCCAGGGCATCCTCCAGGGCAGCGAGCGCGCGGAGCTCCTCCACGACCTCCACCTCCTCACCACGAAGCCCTTCCTCTACGTCTTCAACGTCGACGAGGACGAGCTGACCGACGACGACTTCAAGAGCGAGCAGCGCGCCCTGGTCGCCCCCGCCGAGGCGATCTTCCTCAACGCCAAGCTGGAGGCGGACCTCGCCGAGCTGGACGAGGACGAGGCCCTCGAACTCCTCCAGTCCGTCGGCCAGGACGAGCCCGGCCTCGCCACCCTCGCCCACGTCGGCTTCCGCACCCTCGGCCTCCAGACCTACCTGACGGCAGGCCCCAAGGAATCCCGCGCCTGGACCATCAAGAAGGGCGCCACCGCCCCCGAGGCCGCCGGTGTCATCCACACCGACTTCCAGAAGGGCTTCATCAAGGCGGAGGTCATCTCCTTCGACGACCTGGTCGAGACGGGCTCGGTCACCGAGGCCCGCGCGAAGGGCAAGGCCCGCATGGAGGGCAAGGAGTACGTGATGCGGGACGGGGATGTGGTGGAGTTCCGCTTCAACGTGTGA
- a CDS encoding DEAD/DEAH box helicase: MGRGERDTVARGTRLYEAAQAVVGDHARAVEAVRAALKPIHDEAVKRELDAIPVARLQDITEGRLRLGSVEKSGLRTLGRVLEAGPYRLRQIPGVGQRTVDQILAAARRLSEAVHETVALHIDVDRPEPRTTALVMALHVLVEAGPEARRAVDKATVLTERLGPLLADAGPAAGRVRMLLAGREKKARAWAAVAATRSLVDEAEQAGLPGLLAQASVDLLRGTASDVAAWVDFELRSAEYYSLLAEISGRPPDAAAAEGFLPDEVAERVRTQHLDDTHRRVSLRGYQAFGARFALAQRKVILGDEMGLGKTIQAIAVLAHLAAEGQSHFMVVCPASVLVNWTREIEARSALRVMVLHGPDRHYAFADWKGRGGVGVTTFDALRGFPAPGGGEVGLLVVDEAHSVKNPKAKRSQAVGLWADRCERTLFMTGTPMENRVAEFRNLVQMLDGDVADSLGERDALAGSVAFRKAVAPVYLRRNQEDVLTELPSLQQTDEWEELSASDEEAYREAVRAGNFMAMRRAAYMSSGNSAKLERLREIVQEAGENGQKTVVFSNFKDVLAVVKEALAAETTRVTPVFGPLTGGVPAQRRQEIVDDFAGVQGPAVLLGQIQAAGVGLNMQAASVVVICEPQIKPTIEHQAVARAHRMGQVRPVRVHRLLATGGVDERMVKMLEAKTRLFDAYARRSAVAEATPDAVDVSDTELARRIVEEEQARLGMTDERPTSSEWGVPRSAASPQDPLNGRRESTNANE, encoded by the coding sequence GTGGGGCGTGGCGAGCGGGACACAGTCGCGAGGGGAACGCGACTGTACGAGGCGGCGCAGGCAGTGGTCGGTGACCATGCACGGGCAGTGGAGGCGGTACGGGCAGCGCTGAAACCGATCCACGATGAGGCGGTGAAGCGGGAGCTCGACGCCATTCCCGTCGCCCGGCTGCAGGACATCACCGAAGGGCGGCTGCGGCTGGGGAGCGTCGAGAAGAGCGGACTGCGCACCCTGGGCAGGGTTCTCGAAGCGGGCCCCTATCGGCTGCGGCAGATTCCCGGTGTCGGGCAGCGCACCGTCGACCAGATACTCGCCGCCGCCCGCCGGCTTTCCGAGGCCGTGCACGAGACCGTGGCCCTCCACATCGACGTGGACCGGCCGGAACCGCGCACCACCGCGCTCGTCATGGCCCTGCACGTACTGGTGGAAGCCGGCCCGGAGGCCCGGCGTGCGGTCGACAAGGCCACCGTCCTGACGGAACGGCTCGGTCCGCTGCTGGCCGACGCTGGGCCCGCCGCCGGAAGGGTCCGGATGCTGCTGGCCGGCCGGGAGAAGAAGGCTCGCGCGTGGGCGGCGGTCGCCGCGACCCGGTCGCTGGTGGACGAGGCGGAGCAGGCCGGCCTGCCCGGGCTGCTCGCCCAGGCGTCGGTGGACCTGCTCCGGGGGACTGCGTCCGACGTTGCGGCCTGGGTGGACTTCGAACTCCGCTCCGCCGAGTACTACAGCCTGCTCGCCGAGATCTCCGGACGGCCGCCGGACGCGGCTGCCGCAGAGGGGTTTTTGCCAGACGAGGTTGCAGAGCGGGTACGGACCCAGCACCTCGACGACACGCACCGGCGGGTCTCCCTGCGCGGCTACCAGGCGTTCGGCGCACGGTTCGCGCTTGCGCAGCGAAAGGTGATACTCGGCGACGAGATGGGCCTCGGGAAAACCATCCAGGCGATCGCTGTCCTCGCCCACCTGGCCGCCGAGGGACAGAGTCACTTCATGGTCGTCTGCCCCGCGAGCGTCCTCGTGAACTGGACACGGGAGATCGAGGCCCGCAGTGCCCTGCGCGTCATGGTGCTCCACGGTCCCGACCGGCACTACGCGTTCGCCGACTGGAAGGGGCGGGGTGGCGTCGGGGTGACCACGTTCGACGCGCTGCGCGGGTTTCCCGCTCCGGGCGGCGGGGAGGTCGGGCTGCTCGTGGTCGACGAAGCGCACTCCGTGAAGAACCCGAAGGCCAAGCGGTCCCAGGCGGTCGGTCTGTGGGCGGACCGTTGCGAGCGCACCCTTTTCATGACCGGAACCCCGATGGAGAACAGGGTCGCGGAGTTCCGCAACCTGGTCCAGATGCTCGACGGCGATGTCGCGGACTCCCTCGGTGAACGGGACGCGTTGGCCGGATCGGTCGCCTTTCGCAAGGCTGTGGCCCCGGTCTATCTGCGGCGCAACCAGGAGGACGTGCTGACGGAACTCCCGAGCCTTCAGCAGACCGACGAGTGGGAGGAGTTGAGCGCTTCGGACGAGGAGGCGTACCGCGAAGCCGTGCGCGCGGGCAACTTCATGGCCATGCGCAGGGCCGCGTACATGAGCTCCGGGAATTCGGCCAAGCTGGAACGGCTTCGGGAGATCGTTCAGGAGGCCGGCGAGAACGGGCAGAAGACGGTGGTCTTCTCCAACTTCAAGGACGTACTGGCCGTGGTGAAGGAGGCCCTCGCGGCCGAAACCACCAGGGTCACTCCGGTGTTCGGTCCGCTTACCGGCGGCGTCCCGGCCCAGCGCCGCCAGGAGATCGTCGACGACTTCGCCGGTGTCCAGGGTCCGGCGGTGCTCCTGGGGCAGATCCAGGCAGCGGGTGTCGGCCTCAACATGCAGGCCGCTTCCGTCGTCGTCATCTGCGAACCCCAGATCAAGCCGACCATCGAGCATCAGGCGGTGGCCCGGGCCCACCGTATGGGCCAGGTCAGGCCGGTTCGAGTGCACCGTCTCCTCGCCACCGGGGGCGTGGACGAACGCATGGTGAAGATGCTGGAAGCCAAGACGCGCCTGTTCGATGCCTATGCTCGCCGCAGCGCCGTGGCCGAAGCCACCCCGGACGCGGTCGACGTGTCGGACACCGAGCTGGCACGTCGGATCGTCGAGGAGGAACAGGCTCGCCTGGGTATGACGGACGAGAGGCCCACGTCATCGGAGTGGGGTGTCCCGCGGTCCGCAGCCAGTCCGCAGGACCCCCTGAACGGCCGTCGGGAGTCCACGAATGCCAACGAGTAA